A stretch of Carnobacterium iners DNA encodes these proteins:
- the mraZ gene encoding division/cell wall cluster transcriptional repressor MraZ yields the protein MLMGEYKHNIDAKGRLIMPAKFRNDLGTTFILTRGLDGCLFGYPKNEWSVLEEKLKQLPLAKKEARAFTRFFYSAATECELDKQGRINIPQTLREYADLDKACHIIGVSDRIEIWSEKKWINFSAEAEESFDEIAENMSGFGF from the coding sequence ATGTTAATGGGTGAATATAAACATAATATTGATGCAAAAGGTCGATTGATTATGCCTGCTAAGTTTCGTAATGACTTAGGGACGACTTTCATTTTAACCAGAGGGTTAGATGGTTGTCTGTTTGGGTACCCCAAAAATGAATGGTCTGTACTTGAAGAAAAGCTCAAACAGCTCCCACTAGCAAAAAAAGAAGCACGCGCCTTCACGAGATTCTTTTATTCCGCAGCAACAGAGTGTGAATTAGATAAACAGGGAAGAATTAATATTCCTCAAACGCTAAGAGAATATGCAGATTTAGATAAAGCATGTCATATTATAGGCGTATCTGATCGTATTGAAATATGGAGTGAGAAAAAATGGATTAATTTTTCCGCTGAGGCCGAAGAATCATTTGATGAGATTGCTGAAAATATGAGTGGTTTTGGATTCTAA
- a CDS encoding DUF3397 domain-containing protein yields MNGSMFKLADIVLYIIPILLLYIFGKSINRHFQNQEIRIKLADLMVPYLMMGIQILSIQVFEISIFPYYLIILFSLGMIIAIFLAYKKGEIIYNRFFRTYWRFVFIFSLFTYYFLVGASILNNLMIF; encoded by the coding sequence ATGAATGGATCTATGTTTAAGCTAGCAGATATCGTTCTTTATATTATACCAATTTTACTATTATATATTTTTGGTAAAAGCATTAATCGTCATTTTCAAAATCAAGAAATTAGAATTAAGCTTGCAGATTTAATGGTCCCGTACTTGATGATGGGCATTCAGATTTTAAGTATACAAGTTTTCGAAATATCTATTTTTCCTTACTATCTAATTATTCTATTTAGTTTAGGTATGATTATTGCAATTTTTTTAGCCTATAAAAAAGGGGAGATTATTTACAACCGTTTTTTTCGAACTTATTGGCGCTTTGTATTTATTTTTTCTTTGTTCACGTATTATTTTTTAGTGGGAGCTAGTATTTTAAATAATCTAATGATTTTTTAA
- the rpmF gene encoding 50S ribosomal protein L32 — MAVPKRRTSKAKKNRRRTHFKLEVPGMNACPNCSELKKSHHVCAACGHYDGKEVVSKEA, encoded by the coding sequence ATGGCAGTACCAAAAAGAAGAACATCAAAAGCTAAGAAAAACAGACGCCGTACGCATTTTAAATTAGAAGTGCCTGGCATGAATGCATGTCCTAACTGTAGTGAATTGAAAAAAAGTCACCACGTTTGTGCAGCATGTGGCCATTATGATGGAAAAGAAGTAGTAAGCAAAGAAGCATAA
- a CDS encoding YceD family protein, whose translation MKWSLNELQKYRFEPLIFSETVDLKKSLLKREKEILDVSPILLEGNLIVQENEILLHMVVSLDVTLPSARSLEPVLIPLSLEVDEIYIPENVASRETDEDEGTVIQLENDWVDLSEAIEDAVLLNIPIQVFTEEEVKENKMPSGNDWVVMSEDDFTSEKAEQKAKTLDPRFAGLKDLFKDESDDKK comes from the coding sequence ATGAAATGGTCATTAAACGAATTGCAAAAATACCGCTTTGAACCGCTTATTTTTTCCGAAACAGTTGATTTGAAAAAATCGTTGTTGAAGAGAGAAAAAGAAATTTTAGATGTATCGCCTATTCTTTTGGAAGGAAATCTAATTGTTCAAGAAAACGAGATCTTGCTTCATATGGTTGTTTCATTAGATGTGACACTGCCTTCCGCAAGGTCATTAGAACCAGTATTGATACCTCTATCATTAGAGGTAGACGAGATTTATATTCCAGAAAATGTAGCAAGTCGCGAAACTGACGAGGATGAAGGAACGGTTATTCAACTAGAGAATGATTGGGTCGATTTATCTGAAGCAATTGAAGACGCGGTTTTGTTAAATATTCCGATTCAAGTTTTTACTGAAGAAGAAGTAAAGGAAAATAAAATGCCAAGTGGAAACGATTGGGTTGTGATGTCTGAAGATGATTTTACATCAGAAAAAGCAGAACAAAAAGCTAAAACATTGGACCCTCGTTTTGCCGGTTTAAAAGATTTATTTAAAGATGAATCTGATGATAAGAAGTGA
- a CDS encoding nucleotidyltransferase: protein MKSCGVIVEYNPFHNGHLYHIQQARKKTNADVIIAIMSGNFLQRGEPAIVDKWTRTQMALFNGADLVIELPVSFSVQPADFFAKGGIALLHSLGCQNFCFGAETGKTADYYELTDKLKHKKSEIEERFNELKNDGSSYAFQMDQIMKKLLPETQLNLSSPNTILGLAYAKENANYSNPMALVPIKRIEAEYHDKDIVENQKRASATAIRVELTNSLDQKNSLEILKEVMPESSQNLLSVAEWVTWENYWPFLKYQLINQSIKELQLIYEMKEGIEYRLKEKVKEAENFKDFISLVKNKRYTWVRLQRLCVYILLNMKKSEINPQLDSPKAIHLLGFNKIGQTYLNGVKKIVDLPILNHINKKNASLWELDIKAGDIYNLGYTNNMRQQDYRRQPIIIT from the coding sequence ATGAAAAGTTGCGGTGTTATTGTAGAATACAATCCATTTCATAACGGCCATCTTTATCATATCCAACAAGCAAGAAAAAAAACAAATGCTGATGTTATTATTGCCATAATGAGTGGTAATTTTTTGCAACGGGGAGAGCCTGCGATTGTAGATAAGTGGACTAGAACACAGATGGCATTATTTAATGGAGCGGATTTAGTGATTGAGTTGCCAGTTTCTTTTAGTGTGCAACCTGCTGATTTCTTCGCTAAAGGAGGAATAGCCTTGCTTCATTCATTAGGCTGTCAAAATTTTTGCTTTGGAGCTGAGACTGGTAAAACTGCTGATTATTATGAGTTAACGGATAAGCTTAAGCACAAAAAATCAGAAATAGAAGAACGCTTCAATGAGTTGAAAAATGATGGATCGAGTTACGCTTTTCAAATGGACCAAATTATGAAAAAATTACTTCCAGAAACACAATTAAATTTATCCTCTCCTAATACAATTCTAGGTTTAGCCTATGCAAAAGAGAATGCTAACTATTCTAATCCAATGGCATTAGTTCCTATAAAACGAATAGAAGCTGAATATCATGACAAAGACATCGTGGAAAACCAAAAGAGAGCTAGTGCTACTGCTATCCGCGTAGAATTAACAAACAGTTTGGACCAAAAAAATTCTTTAGAAATCTTAAAAGAAGTGATGCCAGAATCTAGTCAGAATTTATTATCAGTAGCAGAGTGGGTAACTTGGGAAAATTATTGGCCGTTTCTCAAATACCAATTAATAAATCAATCGATAAAAGAATTACAATTAATTTATGAAATGAAAGAAGGCATTGAATATCGGTTAAAAGAAAAAGTGAAAGAAGCCGAAAATTTCAAAGACTTTATTTCATTAGTAAAAAATAAACGTTATACTTGGGTTAGGTTGCAACGATTATGTGTCTATATTTTATTAAATATGAAAAAAAGTGAAATAAATCCACAATTAGACTCACCGAAAGCTATTCATCTATTAGGTTTTAATAAAATCGGTCAGACTTATTTAAACGGAGTGAAAAAAATAGTGGATTTACCAATACTCAATCATATTAATAAAAAGAACGCTTCTTTATGGGAACTAGATATTAAAGCAGGTGATATTTATAATTTAGGTTATACTAATAACATGCGACAACAAGATTATCGAAGACAACCAATAATAATAACTTAA
- the recQ gene encoding DNA helicase RecQ yields MLDKARQLLQEIYGFDEFRSGQLEVIENVLDGKDSLAIMPTGGGKSICYQIPALIFEGITIVISPLISLMKDQVDALTELGIPATFLNSTLSLQEMNERLRSASNGEYKLVYVAPERFQTEEIFYLMQAIKVSVIAIDEAHCISQWGHDFRPSYLSLCETIQHFSYRPTILALTATATPVVSSDILHLLNIEEENYVNTGFVRDNLAFQVVKGQERNRYLLDYLKINEGQSGIIYASTRKEVERIFELLQSKKIPAGKYHGGMKETERNEWQEKFLYDEITVMVATNAFGMGIDKSNVRFVIHYQIPKNIEAYYQEAGRAGRDGLPSDAILLFSPQDVQIQYYFVEQSDMDDEHKKLEYTKVREMAQYASTQVCLQCYIVHYFGDECKECGQCSNCLDEREAMDITKDTQKVLSCVKRMGETFGKSMVMKVLTGSKDQKVKHWKFEELSTYGLMNAMPQKEVTQLIDYLTAEKYLTPTDGQYPLLKITEKGALVLKGKSSVTRKQAQKAHKVAIDDRLFDRLREIRKGLATLQKVPPYVIFSDETLRQMCQLMPQTENQLLSVKGVGENKLEKYGSVFLEALKEENSTI; encoded by the coding sequence ATGCTAGACAAAGCCCGACAATTGTTACAAGAGATATATGGATTTGATGAATTTAGATCTGGACAATTGGAAGTAATTGAAAATGTTTTAGACGGAAAAGATTCATTAGCTATTATGCCAACAGGTGGCGGAAAGTCAATCTGTTACCAGATTCCTGCACTAATATTTGAAGGAATTACCATTGTTATTTCTCCTTTGATTTCTTTAATGAAAGATCAAGTAGATGCTCTAACAGAACTAGGTATACCTGCAACCTTTTTAAATAGTACTCTATCTCTTCAAGAAATGAATGAACGGTTAAGAAGTGCTAGTAATGGCGAGTATAAATTAGTTTATGTGGCTCCAGAACGATTTCAAACAGAAGAAATTTTTTATTTGATGCAAGCTATTAAAGTTTCAGTTATTGCAATCGATGAGGCACACTGTATTTCACAGTGGGGACATGATTTTAGACCAAGTTATTTGTCTTTATGCGAGACGATTCAACATTTTTCATATCGACCAACTATTTTAGCCTTAACAGCAACTGCAACACCAGTAGTATCTAGCGATATCCTTCATTTATTAAATATAGAGGAAGAAAACTACGTTAATACTGGATTCGTTCGTGATAACTTAGCCTTTCAAGTTGTCAAAGGACAAGAGCGTAACCGTTATTTATTAGATTATTTAAAAATAAATGAGGGCCAATCCGGCATTATATATGCAAGTACCCGCAAAGAGGTCGAGCGAATTTTCGAATTGCTACAATCAAAAAAAATACCAGCTGGTAAATATCATGGTGGGATGAAGGAAACTGAGCGAAATGAGTGGCAAGAGAAATTTCTTTATGATGAAATAACGGTGATGGTAGCAACAAATGCTTTTGGAATGGGAATAGATAAAAGTAATGTTCGTTTTGTTATCCATTATCAAATACCAAAAAATATTGAAGCATACTATCAAGAAGCAGGCCGTGCAGGTCGTGATGGGTTACCAAGTGATGCGATTTTATTGTTTTCACCACAAGATGTACAGATTCAATATTATTTTGTTGAACAATCAGATATGGATGACGAGCATAAAAAGTTAGAATATACAAAAGTAAGAGAAATGGCTCAATATGCTTCAACACAAGTGTGTTTGCAATGCTATATTGTTCACTATTTCGGTGATGAATGTAAGGAATGTGGCCAATGTAGCAATTGCTTAGATGAACGAGAAGCAATGGACATTACAAAAGATACGCAAAAAGTGTTGTCTTGTGTTAAGCGGATGGGAGAAACTTTTGGGAAGTCTATGGTTATGAAAGTTTTAACTGGTTCAAAAGATCAAAAGGTCAAACATTGGAAATTTGAAGAACTATCAACCTATGGTCTAATGAATGCAATGCCACAAAAAGAAGTCACGCAGCTCATTGACTATTTAACAGCAGAAAAATATTTAACTCCAACAGATGGGCAATACCCTTTATTAAAAATTACTGAAAAAGGTGCATTAGTATTGAAAGGCAAAAGCAGCGTCACACGTAAGCAAGCTCAAAAAGCTCACAAAGTAGCTATTGATGACCGTTTATTTGACCGTTTACGAGAAATAAGAAAAGGGCTAGCAACATTGCAGAAAGTGCCACCTTATGTTATCTTTTCAGATGAGACTCTGCGTCAAATGTGTCAATTGATGCCTCAAACTGAAAATCAACTCCTATCAGTTAAAGGTGTTGGTGAAAATAAACTAGAAAAATATGGTTCAGTTTTTCTAGAAGCTCTGAAAGAAGAAAATAGTACAATTTGA
- a CDS encoding class I SAM-dependent DNA methyltransferase — MSYQTFAQVYDAIMDDTLYERWGHFVDLHLQSNGQKLLELACGTGALAVTLKKRGYNVTGLDLSPNMLSLANERAVTNGVQLPLIEGNMLDLSEAGEFEVVTCFSDSICYMPDEKAVLAVFKEVAKTLTKTGKFLFDVHSTYQVDEVFPGYMYNDQSEEISFLWQSYSGEQPHSIEHDLTFFVYNEDKDLYERFDETHKERTYPLEAYCDMLKQAGFSSIEVFSDFGDSEVEKKSIRWFFACTK; from the coding sequence ATGAGTTATCAAACTTTTGCTCAAGTCTATGATGCGATTATGGATGACACACTTTATGAGCGATGGGGTCATTTTGTTGATCTGCATCTTCAAAGTAATGGTCAGAAATTATTGGAATTAGCTTGTGGTACTGGGGCTTTAGCAGTGACATTGAAAAAAAGAGGGTATAATGTAACTGGATTAGACTTGTCTCCAAATATGCTTAGTCTTGCAAATGAACGAGCCGTAACAAATGGCGTTCAGTTACCTTTAATTGAAGGTAATATGTTAGATTTATCTGAAGCAGGAGAATTTGAAGTAGTAACCTGTTTTTCAGATTCTATTTGCTACATGCCAGATGAAAAAGCTGTCTTAGCTGTTTTCAAAGAAGTAGCTAAGACTTTAACTAAAACCGGCAAATTTCTTTTTGATGTGCATTCCACTTATCAAGTTGATGAAGTCTTTCCTGGGTATATGTATAATGATCAATCAGAAGAAATTAGTTTTCTTTGGCAAAGTTATTCAGGTGAACAGCCTCATTCTATTGAACATGATTTAACTTTTTTTGTATACAATGAAGATAAGGACTTGTATGAACGTTTTGATGAGACACATAAAGAACGAACATATCCTTTGGAAGCTTATTGTGATATGCTTAAACAAGCGGGTTTTAGTTCTATTGAAGTTTTTTCTGATTTTGGTGATTCTGAGGTAGAAAAAAAATCTATACGTTGGTTTTTTGCATGTACCAAATAG
- the rsfS gene encoding ribosome silencing factor, whose protein sequence is MTATSEKILGLVVKAADDKRAEDIMAMDVREVSILADYFVVMHGNSEKQVQAIADEIISQSHKQGFEVKRVEGRDSAKWLLIDLGDVVVHVFHYSERAFYNLEKLWSDAPLVDITEMV, encoded by the coding sequence ATGACAGCAACAAGCGAAAAAATATTAGGATTAGTAGTAAAGGCTGCAGACGATAAAAGAGCAGAAGATATTATGGCAATGGACGTTAGAGAAGTATCCATTTTAGCAGATTATTTTGTTGTTATGCATGGAAATAGTGAAAAACAAGTTCAAGCTATTGCGGATGAAATTATTAGTCAATCACATAAACAAGGTTTTGAAGTAAAACGCGTTGAAGGTAGAGATTCAGCAAAATGGTTATTAATTGATTTAGGTGACGTTGTCGTTCATGTTTTCCATTATTCAGAGCGCGCATTCTATAATCTTGAAAAATTATGGAGTGATGCACCATTAGTTGACATCACAGAGATGGTTTAA
- the yqeK gene encoding bis(5'-nucleosyl)-tetraphosphatase (symmetrical) YqeK translates to MMIKSTNVSYSKDYIPFTRAELLDKVRLQMSQERFEHVLGVEKVAVELAQQYGASIEAASIAALIHDYAKERDLQEMHDLIISANLDLDLLQYGSEIWHGPVGAILAKKELRVKDEEILNAIRHHTVGSSNMSLLEQVIYVADYIEPGRDFPGVDEARKLAKSDLAKAVSFETARTLQYLILKQRKIYPKAIETYNTWVAKN, encoded by the coding sequence ATGATGATAAAATCAACTAATGTATCATACAGCAAGGATTATATTCCATTCACTAGAGCCGAACTTTTAGATAAGGTGCGACTACAGATGAGCCAGGAACGTTTTGAACATGTACTGGGTGTTGAAAAAGTTGCAGTAGAATTAGCACAACAATATGGTGCTTCAATTGAAGCGGCAAGCATAGCTGCTTTAATCCATGATTATGCTAAGGAAAGAGATTTACAAGAGATGCACGATTTAATCATTAGTGCGAATCTAGATTTAGACTTATTACAATATGGCAGCGAAATTTGGCACGGTCCAGTAGGGGCAATTCTAGCAAAAAAAGAGTTGCGTGTAAAAGATGAAGAAATATTAAATGCTATCCGTCATCATACAGTTGGCTCTTCTAACATGAGTTTATTGGAACAAGTTATTTATGTTGCTGATTATATTGAGCCTGGTCGTGATTTTCCTGGTGTAGATGAAGCTAGAAAATTAGCAAAAAGTGATTTAGCTAAGGCAGTTTCATTTGAAACAGCCCGTACACTACAGTATTTAATTTTAAAACAAAGAAAGATTTATCCAAAGGCTATTGAAACGTATAATACGTGGGTAGCGAAAAATTAG
- a CDS encoding nicotinate-nucleotide adenylyltransferase, with the protein MLRRQTVSFNQTKGLTNDISLEIERKKVGILGGTFNPPHVGHLIIADQVCRKLDLDKLYFMPSANPPHRNGKKAIPASYRLEMVEAAIQNNLYFDVERAEIERGGKSFTYDTMVQLVEKNPDIDYYFVIGGDMVDYLPKWHKIDKLIDLVQFVGVNRPGYAVITDYPIIWVDIPSIDISSTLLREKLKMNCSVRYLIPDQTLEYIHEKGLYQNDDKIN; encoded by the coding sequence ATTTTGAGAAGGCAAACAGTTTCTTTTAATCAAACAAAGGGCTTAACGAATGATATCTCTTTGGAAATTGAACGAAAAAAAGTAGGTATTTTAGGCGGTACGTTTAATCCACCTCATGTTGGTCACTTAATAATCGCAGATCAAGTTTGCCGAAAACTTGATTTAGATAAACTTTACTTCATGCCTAGTGCTAATCCTCCGCATCGTAACGGAAAAAAAGCGATTCCTGCGTCCTATCGATTAGAAATGGTAGAAGCTGCTATCCAAAACAATCTTTATTTTGATGTTGAACGAGCTGAAATTGAGCGTGGTGGAAAAAGTTTTACCTACGATACAATGGTTCAATTAGTTGAAAAAAATCCAGATATAGATTATTATTTTGTCATCGGTGGAGACATGGTTGACTATTTGCCTAAGTGGCATAAAATTGACAAGTTAATTGATTTAGTACAGTTTGTAGGAGTAAACCGCCCTGGATATGCAGTCATAACCGATTATCCTATTATTTGGGTAGACATCCCATCCATAGATATCAGTTCAACCCTATTGAGAGAGAAATTAAAAATGAATTGTTCCGTGCGGTATTTGATTCCAGATCAAACATTAGAATACATTCATGAGAAAGGATTGTATCAAAATGATGATAAAATCAACTAA
- the yhbY gene encoding ribosome assembly RNA-binding protein YhbY: MDLSGKQKRFLRSKAHHLNPIFQIGKNGLNKEVIVQIGEALEKRELLKVSLLQNTDETAQEVANKIESELGCTAVQIIGRVIVLFQPSTQEKYRRISAQVPKKRNQ, translated from the coding sequence ATGGATTTATCAGGAAAACAAAAGCGTTTTTTGAGAAGTAAGGCACATCATTTAAACCCTATTTTTCAAATTGGGAAAAATGGTTTAAATAAAGAAGTGATTGTTCAAATAGGTGAAGCTCTTGAAAAAAGAGAATTGTTAAAAGTAAGCTTGCTACAAAATACAGATGAAACAGCTCAAGAAGTAGCAAACAAAATTGAATCAGAGCTAGGCTGTACAGCTGTCCAAATCATTGGTCGTGTAATTGTTTTATTTCAGCCTTCAACACAAGAAAAATACCGACGCATATCAGCACAAGTACCAAAAAAAAGAAACCAATAA
- the yqeH gene encoding ribosome biogenesis GTPase YqeH, with amino-acid sequence MTKELMNEEALRCIGCGAIIQTTDKEKSGYTPDSALKKGLEKDEVYCQRCFRLRHYNEIQDVNLTDDDFLKLLNELGTKDALIINVIDIFDFNGSMIPGLHRFVGNNPVLLVGNKVDLLPKSLKRGKMTQWLRERAFEEGLRPQDVILTSAVKPKEMEDLLAIIENHRKGRDVFVVGVTNVGKSTLINQIINLTAGVEDLITTSQFPGTTLDRIEIPLEDGKFLIDTPGIIHRHQMAHVLGAKDLKLIAPKKEIKPMVYQLNEGQTLFFGGVARFDYLKGERRSFTCFTSNDLKIHRTKLEKADELYQKQVGKLLQPPREDEVDSFPELVRFEFTAKEKADIVFAGLGWVTINEPGAIVAGWAPKGVDVIIRKSLI; translated from the coding sequence ATGACGAAAGAATTAATGAATGAAGAAGCACTGCGGTGCATTGGCTGTGGAGCAATTATCCAAACAACGGATAAAGAAAAATCTGGTTACACACCAGATTCTGCGCTGAAAAAAGGATTAGAAAAAGATGAAGTCTATTGCCAACGTTGTTTTAGATTACGTCATTACAATGAAATTCAAGATGTAAATCTAACAGATGATGACTTCTTGAAATTACTAAATGAATTGGGCACAAAAGATGCGTTGATTATAAATGTCATTGATATTTTTGATTTTAACGGTAGTATGATTCCAGGGCTTCACCGTTTTGTTGGGAATAATCCTGTTCTTTTAGTAGGGAATAAAGTTGATCTGCTACCAAAGTCTTTAAAACGAGGTAAGATGACCCAATGGCTACGTGAAAGAGCATTTGAGGAAGGTTTGCGTCCACAAGACGTTATTTTAACAAGTGCGGTTAAACCTAAAGAAATGGAAGATTTACTAGCCATTATTGAAAACCATCGTAAAGGTCGTGATGTTTTTGTAGTTGGAGTAACAAATGTAGGGAAATCAACATTGATTAATCAAATCATTAATCTAACTGCAGGAGTGGAAGATTTAATTACCACTTCTCAATTTCCAGGAACAACATTAGATAGAATTGAAATACCTTTAGAAGATGGGAAATTTTTAATAGATACTCCCGGAATTATCCATCGTCATCAAATGGCTCATGTTCTAGGAGCTAAGGATTTGAAATTAATTGCGCCTAAAAAAGAAATAAAGCCAATGGTTTATCAATTAAATGAAGGACAAACGTTGTTCTTTGGTGGAGTAGCACGCTTTGATTACTTGAAAGGTGAGAGAAGATCTTTTACTTGCTTTACTTCCAATGACTTGAAAATTCATAGAACTAAATTAGAAAAAGCTGATGAATTGTATCAAAAACAAGTAGGGAAATTATTGCAGCCTCCTCGTGAAGATGAAGTTGATAGCTTTCCAGAATTAGTTCGTTTTGAATTTACAGCTAAAGAAAAAGCAGATATTGTTTTTGCTGGCTTGGGATGGGTCACCATTAATGAACCTGGGGCGATAGTAGCAGGATGGGCTCCAAAAGGCGTCGACGTTATTATAAGAAAATCGTTAATTTAA
- a CDS encoding YqeG family HAD IIIA-type phosphatase, whose protein sequence is MLNIFKPTWMIDAIYHLTPEQLKKQHIKAVLTDLDNTLIAWNNPDGTQELIEWIQVMKDAGIPVIVLSNNSAPRVKKVAQILDLEYVSRAIKPTVIGFKKAEAKLNLPKEDILMVGDQIMTDIWGANLAGIRTVLVKPIIDSDAWNTKLNRYMELHIMNYLIKKDPNMRWRKSLHDERINE, encoded by the coding sequence ATGCTAAATATATTCAAACCAACATGGATGATAGATGCGATTTATCATCTAACACCAGAACAATTAAAAAAACAACACATAAAAGCTGTTTTAACGGATTTAGATAATACATTAATTGCTTGGAATAACCCTGATGGTACACAGGAACTGATAGAGTGGATCCAAGTAATGAAAGATGCCGGTATCCCAGTTATTGTATTATCAAATAATAGTGCACCTCGTGTTAAAAAAGTAGCTCAAATTTTAGATTTGGAATATGTTTCAAGAGCGATAAAACCAACAGTTATTGGATTCAAAAAAGCAGAAGCAAAATTAAATCTTCCAAAAGAAGATATTTTGATGGTCGGAGATCAGATTATGACCGATATATGGGGCGCTAATCTAGCCGGCATACGTACAGTACTAGTTAAACCCATTATTGATAGTGATGCTTGGAACACGAAGCTTAATCGTTATATGGAATTGCATATTATGAATTACTTGATTAAAAAAGATCCAAACATGAGATGGAGGAAGTCATTACATGACGAAAGAATTAATGAATGA
- the dapG gene encoding aspartate kinase produces MKILVQKFGGTSVKDEDSRAAAEKHIAHAISLGYKVIVVVSAIGRLGDPYATDSLLSLIGGNRSYLDLREKDMLLSVGETISTAVFTNGLKKNGIAAVGLTGQDAGIVTNEDFGNAKVKRIDQTAITRHFKFNDVVVVTGFQGISENGHITTIGRGGSDTTAAFLGASFEAESIDIFTDVSGMMTADPRLVDHAQFLEVVSYREVSNMAHEGAKVIDPRAVEIAMQAGIPLRIRSTHQPVTNTGTLVTHIQSQIEHYRLVTGIAHVPNLVQFRVEADPVMQEKIFTLLAKRDISVDFINIFPNQIIFTLPQTALENARSLFEKLAVSYSVIENCAKVAIVGAGITGVPGIVSKIVTTLVDNQVSIHQSADSYTTIWILVAEVDLKVAVNSLHTAFLENEK; encoded by the coding sequence ATGAAAATTTTAGTTCAGAAATTTGGTGGGACATCTGTTAAAGATGAAGATAGCCGTGCAGCTGCAGAAAAACATATTGCTCATGCTATTTCTTTAGGATATAAAGTAATTGTCGTTGTTTCAGCGATTGGGCGTTTAGGAGATCCTTATGCCACTGATTCATTACTTTCGCTAATTGGTGGAAACCGCAGCTATTTAGATTTACGTGAAAAAGATATGTTGCTTTCGGTAGGAGAAACTATTTCGACAGCTGTTTTCACAAATGGGTTAAAGAAAAACGGGATAGCAGCTGTTGGTCTAACAGGTCAAGACGCTGGGATTGTAACGAATGAAGATTTTGGTAATGCTAAAGTTAAGAGAATTGATCAAACTGCTATTACCCGTCATTTTAAGTTTAATGATGTGGTTGTTGTAACAGGTTTTCAGGGCATAAGTGAAAATGGGCACATTACAACAATTGGTCGCGGTGGGAGTGATACAACAGCAGCTTTCTTAGGAGCATCTTTTGAAGCTGAAAGTATTGATATTTTTACAGATGTTTCAGGGATGATGACTGCAGATCCTCGTTTAGTTGATCATGCACAATTTTTAGAAGTTGTTAGTTATCGTGAGGTCAGCAATATGGCGCATGAAGGAGCAAAAGTGATTGATCCTAGAGCTGTCGAAATTGCAATGCAAGCTGGAATACCACTACGAATTCGTTCAACCCACCAACCTGTCACAAATACAGGAACGTTGGTCACTCATATCCAAAGTCAAATAGAACATTACCGTTTAGTTACTGGAATTGCTCATGTTCCAAATTTAGTACAATTTAGAGTTGAGGCTGATCCCGTAATGCAAGAGAAAATCTTTACTTTGTTAGCTAAAAGAGATATTAGTGTTGATTTCATTAATATTTTTCCAAATCAAATTATTTTTACACTGCCACAAACAGCTTTAGAGAATGCTCGAAGTTTATTTGAAAAACTAGCCGTCTCTTATTCAGTTATAGAAAATTGTGCGAAGGTTGCAATTGTCGGAGCAGGTATCACCGGTGTCCCAGGAATTGTTTCAAAAATTGTAACAACTTTAGTAGATAATCAGGTATCTATTCACCAATCAGCAGATAGTTACACAACTATTTGGATTTTAGTAGCGGAGGTTGATTTAAAAGTTGCTGTTAATTCCTTGCATACTGCTTTTTTAGAAAATGAGAAGTAG